The genomic interval AGATGCCATAAAGTATATCTGCAGCACCGATCTTCAATATAAGCCTGGAAGCAAAGTTGTGTACAGCGATTTTAGCTTTATTCTTCTAGGTTATATACTCGAAAAAATCGGCGGCGACAGACTGGGCAAATTGTGCAAAAAATATATTTTCGATCCCTTGGGCATGACGCATACTTCGTTTAACCCGGCGGGGGAAAACATAGCTGCAACAGAGATAGACAATAAGACGGGCAAGCCTTTAATAGGAACAGTTCACGATGAAAACGCAAGATTTTTCGGAGGAATATCGGGACATGCAGGTTTATTTTCAAATATAAAGGACGCCGCAAAATTTGCAAATATGTTTATCAATGGAGGCAGGGTAGGAGATGTAAGCTTTCTGTCACCTGTAACCGTAGATGCTATGACCAGAAATTATACGAGGGATCTTGGCGAAAGCAGAGGCTTGGGATGGTGCATTAAAGGGGATAAGATATCTTCCAGCGGAGATATAATAAATCCATCCGCCTTTGGGCACACAGGATTTACCGGCACGTCCATGTGGATCGACAGGATAAATGACATATATATCATACTCCTTACAAACAGAGTTCACCCTACGAGAGAGAATGCCGGCATATTGAGGTTCAGGCGTTTATTCCACAATGCGGTGCTGGCATCTATCGAGTAAGCGGCAAAAGTATAGAAGTCCCAAGCTTCTATACTTTTTATGCGGTGTTGGTGTTTATTGAGTAAGCGGTATCATAAAAGCAAAAGGTAGTGATTGCATCATTACCGGCCAATATTGCAAAATTTATCATGGGCATCATAAAAAAAGGTAGTGGTTACATGAAAATAACCGATATAAGGGTCGGGAAAGTTAGCATTCCTTTAAAGAAGCCATTCAAGACGGCTTTGAGGACGGTTACAAAGGCGGAAGATATTATTGCAGTGGTTGAGACCGATGCGGGAGAGGCAGGATATGGAGAGGCACCGCCGACTGCCGTAATAACTGGAGATACGATAGGCTCCATCAAATGGG from Clostridiales bacterium carries:
- a CDS encoding serine hydrolase domain-containing protein is translated as MPINEKKLDNAMELIEGAIRMKCFPGAVAAVGRCEGIYRMGCYGNRCIYPDVLPMNIETRFDMASLTKIMATDTLFMVFMEKGLISVYDRVADYLKCFNGCGKDEVTMFNLLTHTAGFIPFTDLYNKCSDYEDAIKYICSTDLQYKPGSKVVYSDFSFILLGYILEKIGGDRLGKLCKKYIFDPLGMTHTSFNPAGENIAATEIDNKTGKPLIGTVHDENARFFGGISGHAGLFSNIKDAAKFANMFINGGRVGDVSFLSPVTVDAMTRNYTRDLGESRGLGWCIKGDKISSSGDIINPSAFGHTGFTGTSMWIDRINDIYIILLTNRVHPTRENAGILRFRRLFHNAVLASIE